A genomic segment from Ptychodera flava strain L36383 chromosome 8, AS_Pfla_20210202, whole genome shotgun sequence encodes:
- the LOC139138830 gene encoding WD repeat-containing protein 18-like isoform X2, with the protein MAASMELCSLFKLEQQQMRIVCPGLVTALATSPCGNYCAAGIAERIHVWHVSTGKLVAILSRHYQNITCLKFTDDGSCLISGGNDSLVLVWSMASILQSHNGISARLEPLYVSSNHSLPVTDIYCGCGGPLARVVSSSLDQTCRLWDLSSGQELCCFVYDVSITSVTMDTAEYRLFAGGINGSIYQINLFSQEQVKGRVVISESETADDEGKTQTFVRHSKQVNCLSVSIDGTMLLSGSHDCTVVLWDIASRQCIRVLNHKGIVTNAMFTQAPIQMFSTVNKTAMPIKPFQRSSQTDSDGKTHSLDMRIKHSIQLESEDMSVTQRRLQECLQGMTDTDRVTTSQLQEECRQLQTANKNLFKFAVKELLTHSQS; encoded by the exons atggctgcctccatggaactgtgctctcttttcaaactc GAGCAACAACAAATGAGGATAGTATGTCCGGGGTTGGTTACGGCATTGGCAACGTCACCGTGTGGTAACTACTGTGCAGCTGGTATTGCAGAAAGAATACACGTATGGCAT GTAAGCACTGGTAAACTTGTAGCAATACTCAGCCGACACTACCAGAATATAACATGTCTGAAGTTTACAGATGATGGTAGCTGTCTAATATCGGGTGGAAATGATAGTTTGGTTTTGGTCTGGTCAATGGCCAG TATTCTGCAGAGTCATAACGGTATCTCTGCAAGACTGGAACCACTGTACGTCTCGTCAAATCACTCCTTACCTGTGACAGACATCTACTGTGGTTGTGGAGGACCATTAGCAAGGGTGGTGTCATCGTCTTTGGACCAGACATGCAGG CTTTGGGACTTGTCATCAGGCCAGGAGCTATGCTGCTTCGTCTATGATGTCAGCATCACATCTGTCACCATGGATACGGCGGAGTATCGATTATTTGCTGGTGGTATCAACGGCAGCATTTACCAGATCAACCTCTTCAGTCAG GAACAGGTGAAAGGTCGTGTTGTCATCAGTGAGAGTGAAACCGCAGATGATGAGGGAAAAACACAGACATTTGTCAGGCATAG TAAAcaagtgaactgtctgtcagtGTCTATAGATGGCACCATGCTACTCTCCGGGTCACATGACTGCACCGTAGTATTATGGGATATAGCCAGCAGACAGTGTATAAGAGTTCTCAATCACAAAG GTATTGTCACCAATGCCATGTTCACACAAGCTCCTATTCAGATGTTCAGTACAGTGAACAAAACAGCTATGCCTATCAAACCATTCCAGAGAAGTTCACAGACAGACAGTGACGGAAAGACACACTCTCTTGATATGAGAATTAAACACTCTATTCAG CTGGAATCTGAAGACATGTCTGTCACACAGAGAAGACTGCAAGAGTGTCTTCAAGGG ATGACAGACACTGACAGAGTGACGACATCACAGCTGCAAGAAGAATGTCGCCAATTACAAACAGCTAACAAGAATCTCTTTAAATTTGCTGTCAAAGAATTGCTCACACACTCCCAATCCTAA